The following are encoded in a window of Carya illinoinensis cultivar Pawnee chromosome 15, C.illinoinensisPawnee_v1, whole genome shotgun sequence genomic DNA:
- the LOC122296233 gene encoding ubiquitin-like domain-containing protein CIP73 isoform X2 has translation MGSNGADAIPRVDEAGGSEPTIEIKIKTLDSQTYTLRVDKQVPVPALKEQIASITGVLSDQQRLICRGKVLKDDQLLSAYHVEDGHTLHLVVRQPFPPSSEGLPNHAATDPASTTSHGHSNQVPPGFVIETFSMPVQGEGVPPEINRIISAVLGSIGFSNIVNGSEGADARDHDTQNPTQFQLEEAAVRGPSDRSHSAYGIPSAVSLGHLQAPVIPGSLTTLSQNLSHLRHEFDAIGRGSRDNAQATATHEIGERGTNSSLRTGTVQEGFPTPASLAEIMLSTRQMLIEHAGECLLQLAGQLEDQVNVTDPSVRLSTQSSAMRTGILYHNLGAFLLELGRTTMTLRLGETPSEAIVNAGPAVFINPSGPNPIMVQPLPFQPGTSVGAIPMGAVQPGSGLVNGLGTGFVPRRIDIQIRRGSSISTPNSNQELRSDTQQPSGHRNSETSSGVENLTSTRTSRVSEGSSFAGEAGVRMVPVRTMVAAVPGPFSHLPADPSSNSIGLYYPVLGRFQHVASGHASGEQGSQASGERPTDSVVQQHNIDGPARDGSFPTPNLRQQEPSNARSVSINILSAGGTQNNQDSDRQLPSNVMQFLRNLFPGGEIHVEEASPPGTIRDPVPQNEGTSNGVATATEAEPRVSDEGVFLSNLLHQIMPLISQQASVEPDTRLMEEANTSENTMPCDSLTQVNSGVGPSRRPSDGETSPPDSKRRKTQ, from the exons ATGGGAAGTAATGGTGCGGATGCAATTCCTAGGGTTGATGAGGCTGGAGGTTCTGAACCtacaattgaaataaaaataaaaacattggaTTCTCAAACATATACTCTAAGAGTTGATAAACAG GTGCCAGTTCCTGCTTTAAAAGAGCAAATTGCTTCCATCACTGGTGTGTTGTCAGATCAACAACGCCTAATATGCCGAGGAAAGGTTCTAAAGGATGATCAACTCCTCTCTGCCTATC ATGTTGAAGATGGTCATACCTTACATCTTGTCGTTCGGCAGCCCTTTCCACCGTCATCTGAGGGTTTACCCAATCATGCAG CAACTGATCCTGCTTCAACTACAAGCCATGGGCACAGTAATCAGGTACCTCCTGGTTTTGTTATTGAAACTTTCAGTATGCCTGTTCAGGGGGAAGGAGTTCCTCCGGAAATCAATCGG ATTATCTCTGCTGTTCTGGGCTCTATTGGATTTTCAAACATTGTAAATGGCAGTGAAGGGGCTGATGCTAGG GATCATGACACACAAAATCCTACCCAGTTTCAACTCGAAGAGGCTGCCGTGAGGGGTCCATCAGATAGATCTCACAGTGCTTACGGAATTCCATCAGCAGTTTCTTTGGGGCATCTGCAGGCCCCT GTGATTCCTGGTTCTTTGACTACGCTATCCCAAAATCTAAGTCATTTGAGGCATGAATTTGATGCCATTG GCAGAGGCAGCAGAGACAATGCTCAGGCAACTGCCACCCATGAGATTGGAGAGAGAGGTACTAATTCCTCACTGCGCACTGGCACTGTACAAGAAGGATTTCCAACACCAGCATCCTTGGCAGAAATTATGCTCTCTACCAGACAAATGCTCATTGAACATGCAGGAGAATGCCTACTC CAACTTGCTGGGCAACTAGAGGATCAAGTGAATGTGACTGATCCCTCTGTGCGGTTAAGCACTCAATCTAGTGCAATGAGAACTGGCATTCTATATCATAATCTAGGTGCATTTCTACTAGAACTTGGTCGTACAACCATGACGTTACGTCTGGGTGAAACACCG TCAGAAGCCATTGTTAATGCTGGACCTGCAGTTTTCATAAACCCATCTGGTCCTAATCCTATCATGGTTCAG CCTCTTCCTTTTCAACCGGGGACAAGCGTGGGTGCCATTCCTATGGGAGCTGTGCAGCCAGGTTCTGGTTTGGTTAATGGACTTGGTACTGGCTTTGTTCCAAGGCGTATTGATATACAAATACGCAGAG GTTCTTCAATAAGCACGCCAAATAGTAATCAAGAGCTGCGTAGTGATACTCAGCAGCCCTCTGGGCACAGAAACTCAGAAACAAGTTCTGGTGTTGAAAACCTTACTAGTACAAGGACTTCAAGGGTCTCGGAGGGTTCATCTTTTGCTGGAGAGGCTGGAGTACGGATGGTACCAGTTAGGACCATGGTTGCAGCTGTACCTGGTCCATTCAGTCACCTACCTGCAGATCCGTCCAGTAATTCAATAGGTTTGTACTATCCAGTTCTTGGAAGATTTCAACATGTGGCGTCTGGACATGCAAGTGGTGAACAAGGATCTCAAGCATCTGGTGAGCGGCCGACTGATTCAGTAGTACAGCAGCATAACATAGATGGTCCTGCAAGAGATG GATCATTTCCAACACCTAATCTAAGACAACAGGAGCCATCTAATGCACGCAGTGTGAGTATCAACATTCTGTCAGCTGGTGGAACCCAGAACAACCAGGATTCTGATAGACAGCTCCCGAGCAATGTTATGCAGTTTTTAAGGAACCTCTTTCCTGGTGGGGAAATTCATGTTGAGGAAGCCAGTCCACCGGGAACAATTCGAGACCCTGTCCCACAGAACGAGGGGACATCTAACGGTGTTGCAACGGCAACAGAAGCAGAGCCAAGAGTGAGCGATGAAGGAGTATTTTTGTCTAATTTGCTTCATCAGATCATGCCCTTGATATCTCAACAAGCAAGTGTAGAGCCAGATACAAGACTTATGGAAGAAGCAAACACTTCTGAGAATACAATGCCTTGCGATTCTTTAACTCAG GTTAACTCTGGTGTGGGGCCATCTCGGCGACCAAGTGATGGTGAAACAAGTCCTCCAGATTCAAAACGCCGAAAG
- the LOC122296233 gene encoding ubiquitin-like domain-containing protein CIP73 isoform X1 translates to MGSNGADAIPRVDEAGGSEPTIEIKIKTLDSQTYTLRVDKQVPVPALKEQIASITGVLSDQQRLICRGKVLKDDQLLSAYHVEDGHTLHLVVRQPFPPSSEGLPNHAATDPASTTSHGHSNQVPPGFVIETFSMPVQGEGVPPEINRIISAVLGSIGFSNIVNGSEGADARDHDTQNPTQFQLEEAAVRGPSDRSHSAYGIPSAVSLGHLQAPVIPGSLTTLSQNLSHLRHEFDAIVAGRGSRDNAQATATHEIGERGTNSSLRTGTVQEGFPTPASLAEIMLSTRQMLIEHAGECLLQLAGQLEDQVNVTDPSVRLSTQSSAMRTGILYHNLGAFLLELGRTTMTLRLGETPSEAIVNAGPAVFINPSGPNPIMVQPLPFQPGTSVGAIPMGAVQPGSGLVNGLGTGFVPRRIDIQIRRGSSISTPNSNQELRSDTQQPSGHRNSETSSGVENLTSTRTSRVSEGSSFAGEAGVRMVPVRTMVAAVPGPFSHLPADPSSNSIGLYYPVLGRFQHVASGHASGEQGSQASGERPTDSVVQQHNIDGPARDGSFPTPNLRQQEPSNARSVSINILSAGGTQNNQDSDRQLPSNVMQFLRNLFPGGEIHVEEASPPGTIRDPVPQNEGTSNGVATATEAEPRVSDEGVFLSNLLHQIMPLISQQASVEPDTRLMEEANTSENTMPCDSLTQVNSGVGPSRRPSDGETSPPDSKRRKTQ, encoded by the exons ATGGGAAGTAATGGTGCGGATGCAATTCCTAGGGTTGATGAGGCTGGAGGTTCTGAACCtacaattgaaataaaaataaaaacattggaTTCTCAAACATATACTCTAAGAGTTGATAAACAG GTGCCAGTTCCTGCTTTAAAAGAGCAAATTGCTTCCATCACTGGTGTGTTGTCAGATCAACAACGCCTAATATGCCGAGGAAAGGTTCTAAAGGATGATCAACTCCTCTCTGCCTATC ATGTTGAAGATGGTCATACCTTACATCTTGTCGTTCGGCAGCCCTTTCCACCGTCATCTGAGGGTTTACCCAATCATGCAG CAACTGATCCTGCTTCAACTACAAGCCATGGGCACAGTAATCAGGTACCTCCTGGTTTTGTTATTGAAACTTTCAGTATGCCTGTTCAGGGGGAAGGAGTTCCTCCGGAAATCAATCGG ATTATCTCTGCTGTTCTGGGCTCTATTGGATTTTCAAACATTGTAAATGGCAGTGAAGGGGCTGATGCTAGG GATCATGACACACAAAATCCTACCCAGTTTCAACTCGAAGAGGCTGCCGTGAGGGGTCCATCAGATAGATCTCACAGTGCTTACGGAATTCCATCAGCAGTTTCTTTGGGGCATCTGCAGGCCCCT GTGATTCCTGGTTCTTTGACTACGCTATCCCAAAATCTAAGTCATTTGAGGCATGAATTTGATGCCATTG TGGCAGGCAGAGGCAGCAGAGACAATGCTCAGGCAACTGCCACCCATGAGATTGGAGAGAGAGGTACTAATTCCTCACTGCGCACTGGCACTGTACAAGAAGGATTTCCAACACCAGCATCCTTGGCAGAAATTATGCTCTCTACCAGACAAATGCTCATTGAACATGCAGGAGAATGCCTACTC CAACTTGCTGGGCAACTAGAGGATCAAGTGAATGTGACTGATCCCTCTGTGCGGTTAAGCACTCAATCTAGTGCAATGAGAACTGGCATTCTATATCATAATCTAGGTGCATTTCTACTAGAACTTGGTCGTACAACCATGACGTTACGTCTGGGTGAAACACCG TCAGAAGCCATTGTTAATGCTGGACCTGCAGTTTTCATAAACCCATCTGGTCCTAATCCTATCATGGTTCAG CCTCTTCCTTTTCAACCGGGGACAAGCGTGGGTGCCATTCCTATGGGAGCTGTGCAGCCAGGTTCTGGTTTGGTTAATGGACTTGGTACTGGCTTTGTTCCAAGGCGTATTGATATACAAATACGCAGAG GTTCTTCAATAAGCACGCCAAATAGTAATCAAGAGCTGCGTAGTGATACTCAGCAGCCCTCTGGGCACAGAAACTCAGAAACAAGTTCTGGTGTTGAAAACCTTACTAGTACAAGGACTTCAAGGGTCTCGGAGGGTTCATCTTTTGCTGGAGAGGCTGGAGTACGGATGGTACCAGTTAGGACCATGGTTGCAGCTGTACCTGGTCCATTCAGTCACCTACCTGCAGATCCGTCCAGTAATTCAATAGGTTTGTACTATCCAGTTCTTGGAAGATTTCAACATGTGGCGTCTGGACATGCAAGTGGTGAACAAGGATCTCAAGCATCTGGTGAGCGGCCGACTGATTCAGTAGTACAGCAGCATAACATAGATGGTCCTGCAAGAGATG GATCATTTCCAACACCTAATCTAAGACAACAGGAGCCATCTAATGCACGCAGTGTGAGTATCAACATTCTGTCAGCTGGTGGAACCCAGAACAACCAGGATTCTGATAGACAGCTCCCGAGCAATGTTATGCAGTTTTTAAGGAACCTCTTTCCTGGTGGGGAAATTCATGTTGAGGAAGCCAGTCCACCGGGAACAATTCGAGACCCTGTCCCACAGAACGAGGGGACATCTAACGGTGTTGCAACGGCAACAGAAGCAGAGCCAAGAGTGAGCGATGAAGGAGTATTTTTGTCTAATTTGCTTCATCAGATCATGCCCTTGATATCTCAACAAGCAAGTGTAGAGCCAGATACAAGACTTATGGAAGAAGCAAACACTTCTGAGAATACAATGCCTTGCGATTCTTTAACTCAG GTTAACTCTGGTGTGGGGCCATCTCGGCGACCAAGTGATGGTGAAACAAGTCCTCCAGATTCAAAACGCCGAAAG
- the LOC122296233 gene encoding ubiquitin-like domain-containing protein CIP73 isoform X3, whose product MGSNGADAIPRVDEAGGSEPTIEIKIKTLDSQTYTLRVDKQVPVPALKEQIASITGVLSDQQRLICRGKVLKDDQLLSAYHVEDGHTLHLVVRQPFPPSSEGLPNHAATDPASTTSHGHSNQIISAVLGSIGFSNIVNGSEGADARDHDTQNPTQFQLEEAAVRGPSDRSHSAYGIPSAVSLGHLQAPVIPGSLTTLSQNLSHLRHEFDAIVAGRGSRDNAQATATHEIGERGTNSSLRTGTVQEGFPTPASLAEIMLSTRQMLIEHAGECLLQLAGQLEDQVNVTDPSVRLSTQSSAMRTGILYHNLGAFLLELGRTTMTLRLGETPSEAIVNAGPAVFINPSGPNPIMVQPLPFQPGTSVGAIPMGAVQPGSGLVNGLGTGFVPRRIDIQIRRGSSISTPNSNQELRSDTQQPSGHRNSETSSGVENLTSTRTSRVSEGSSFAGEAGVRMVPVRTMVAAVPGPFSHLPADPSSNSIGLYYPVLGRFQHVASGHASGEQGSQASGERPTDSVVQQHNIDGPARDGSFPTPNLRQQEPSNARSVSINILSAGGTQNNQDSDRQLPSNVMQFLRNLFPGGEIHVEEASPPGTIRDPVPQNEGTSNGVATATEAEPRVSDEGVFLSNLLHQIMPLISQQASVEPDTRLMEEANTSENTMPCDSLTQVNSGVGPSRRPSDGETSPPDSKRRKTQ is encoded by the exons ATGGGAAGTAATGGTGCGGATGCAATTCCTAGGGTTGATGAGGCTGGAGGTTCTGAACCtacaattgaaataaaaataaaaacattggaTTCTCAAACATATACTCTAAGAGTTGATAAACAG GTGCCAGTTCCTGCTTTAAAAGAGCAAATTGCTTCCATCACTGGTGTGTTGTCAGATCAACAACGCCTAATATGCCGAGGAAAGGTTCTAAAGGATGATCAACTCCTCTCTGCCTATC ATGTTGAAGATGGTCATACCTTACATCTTGTCGTTCGGCAGCCCTTTCCACCGTCATCTGAGGGTTTACCCAATCATGCAG CAACTGATCCTGCTTCAACTACAAGCCATGGGCACAGTAATCAG ATTATCTCTGCTGTTCTGGGCTCTATTGGATTTTCAAACATTGTAAATGGCAGTGAAGGGGCTGATGCTAGG GATCATGACACACAAAATCCTACCCAGTTTCAACTCGAAGAGGCTGCCGTGAGGGGTCCATCAGATAGATCTCACAGTGCTTACGGAATTCCATCAGCAGTTTCTTTGGGGCATCTGCAGGCCCCT GTGATTCCTGGTTCTTTGACTACGCTATCCCAAAATCTAAGTCATTTGAGGCATGAATTTGATGCCATTG TGGCAGGCAGAGGCAGCAGAGACAATGCTCAGGCAACTGCCACCCATGAGATTGGAGAGAGAGGTACTAATTCCTCACTGCGCACTGGCACTGTACAAGAAGGATTTCCAACACCAGCATCCTTGGCAGAAATTATGCTCTCTACCAGACAAATGCTCATTGAACATGCAGGAGAATGCCTACTC CAACTTGCTGGGCAACTAGAGGATCAAGTGAATGTGACTGATCCCTCTGTGCGGTTAAGCACTCAATCTAGTGCAATGAGAACTGGCATTCTATATCATAATCTAGGTGCATTTCTACTAGAACTTGGTCGTACAACCATGACGTTACGTCTGGGTGAAACACCG TCAGAAGCCATTGTTAATGCTGGACCTGCAGTTTTCATAAACCCATCTGGTCCTAATCCTATCATGGTTCAG CCTCTTCCTTTTCAACCGGGGACAAGCGTGGGTGCCATTCCTATGGGAGCTGTGCAGCCAGGTTCTGGTTTGGTTAATGGACTTGGTACTGGCTTTGTTCCAAGGCGTATTGATATACAAATACGCAGAG GTTCTTCAATAAGCACGCCAAATAGTAATCAAGAGCTGCGTAGTGATACTCAGCAGCCCTCTGGGCACAGAAACTCAGAAACAAGTTCTGGTGTTGAAAACCTTACTAGTACAAGGACTTCAAGGGTCTCGGAGGGTTCATCTTTTGCTGGAGAGGCTGGAGTACGGATGGTACCAGTTAGGACCATGGTTGCAGCTGTACCTGGTCCATTCAGTCACCTACCTGCAGATCCGTCCAGTAATTCAATAGGTTTGTACTATCCAGTTCTTGGAAGATTTCAACATGTGGCGTCTGGACATGCAAGTGGTGAACAAGGATCTCAAGCATCTGGTGAGCGGCCGACTGATTCAGTAGTACAGCAGCATAACATAGATGGTCCTGCAAGAGATG GATCATTTCCAACACCTAATCTAAGACAACAGGAGCCATCTAATGCACGCAGTGTGAGTATCAACATTCTGTCAGCTGGTGGAACCCAGAACAACCAGGATTCTGATAGACAGCTCCCGAGCAATGTTATGCAGTTTTTAAGGAACCTCTTTCCTGGTGGGGAAATTCATGTTGAGGAAGCCAGTCCACCGGGAACAATTCGAGACCCTGTCCCACAGAACGAGGGGACATCTAACGGTGTTGCAACGGCAACAGAAGCAGAGCCAAGAGTGAGCGATGAAGGAGTATTTTTGTCTAATTTGCTTCATCAGATCATGCCCTTGATATCTCAACAAGCAAGTGTAGAGCCAGATACAAGACTTATGGAAGAAGCAAACACTTCTGAGAATACAATGCCTTGCGATTCTTTAACTCAG GTTAACTCTGGTGTGGGGCCATCTCGGCGACCAAGTGATGGTGAAACAAGTCCTCCAGATTCAAAACGCCGAAAG
- the LOC122297181 gene encoding uncharacterized protein LOC122297181 isoform X2, producing the protein MRPYLAVSLLLWSLLLSEAQGIRLDKKYNFMSQGQQKVHEDGSDLMKKTNSGAGDQVTILCKDGHCSSGKNRKLITTTTSTTTTITTTSKNEISGQDDYNKADLMSKGQSGGNGEHGEKQTFMVSGKPTSDEHHEIAHEHFPDNTDIADMDYSPAKRKPPIHN; encoded by the exons ATGAGGCCTTATCTAGCagtctctcttcttctttggtCCCTCCTCCTTTCAGAGGCTCAAG GGATCCGCTTGGATAAGAAGTACAACTTCATGTCACAAGGGCAACAGAAAGTACAT GAAGATGGAAGTGATTTGATGAAAAAAACTAACAGTGGTGCTGGAGATCAGGTGACGATTCTCTGCAAAGATGGGCACTGTTCTTCAG GAAAGAATAGAAAACTTATTACCACAACCACTTCTACTACTACCACCATCACCACCACTTCAAAG AATGAGATCAGTGGTCAAGATGACTACAATAAAGCCGACCTAATGTCAAAGGGCCAATCGGGTGGTAATGGGGAACATGGGGAGAAACAGACTTTCATGGTTAGTGGGAAGCCTACATCTGATGAGCATCACGAGATTGCCCACGAGCACTTTCCGGACAACACTGATATAGCTGATATGGACTATTCTCCGGCGAAGAGAAAACCTCCAATACACAACTGA
- the LOC122297181 gene encoding uncharacterized protein LOC122297181 isoform X1 gives MRPYLAVSLLLWSLLLSEAQGIRLDKKYNFMSQGQQKVHVGEDGSDLMKKTNSGAGDQVTILCKDGHCSSGKNRKLITTTTSTTTTITTTSKNEISGQDDYNKADLMSKGQSGGNGEHGEKQTFMVSGKPTSDEHHEIAHEHFPDNTDIADMDYSPAKRKPPIHN, from the exons ATGAGGCCTTATCTAGCagtctctcttcttctttggtCCCTCCTCCTTTCAGAGGCTCAAG GGATCCGCTTGGATAAGAAGTACAACTTCATGTCACAAGGGCAACAGAAAGTACATGTGGGG GAAGATGGAAGTGATTTGATGAAAAAAACTAACAGTGGTGCTGGAGATCAGGTGACGATTCTCTGCAAAGATGGGCACTGTTCTTCAG GAAAGAATAGAAAACTTATTACCACAACCACTTCTACTACTACCACCATCACCACCACTTCAAAG AATGAGATCAGTGGTCAAGATGACTACAATAAAGCCGACCTAATGTCAAAGGGCCAATCGGGTGGTAATGGGGAACATGGGGAGAAACAGACTTTCATGGTTAGTGGGAAGCCTACATCTGATGAGCATCACGAGATTGCCCACGAGCACTTTCCGGACAACACTGATATAGCTGATATGGACTATTCTCCGGCGAAGAGAAAACCTCCAATACACAACTGA